A portion of the Phyllopteryx taeniolatus isolate TA_2022b chromosome 15, UOR_Ptae_1.2, whole genome shotgun sequence genome contains these proteins:
- the cldn23.1 gene encoding claudin 23a, whose protein sequence is MPSRNTQEWIRLSLRTPGIFIFGLVLAPCGWVLNLTATVAPNWRTLEDVPNTPSNEFIEQGIWDICRSVTTSTSSTCGLEDSLYFGNEIIDVAQGLMIASLVVTLVGLAVAIPGIRCWKEKPNWVVAGLGGLLIFISGVLAIIPISWYTHILEDISTVTPTVTLRVGYCIVLGFIGGIFEILGGFVMFIGICRCCGGKNRGEVRVEENGRSRFSTRQQTQPRRVDVPSLRRDRSPAPSSVPYSRDSLDDDVSFPRAKSAGPPSINTSYSGRPYDADL, encoded by the coding sequence ATGCCGAGTCGAAACACGCAGGAATGGATCCGCCTGTCCCTCCGCACGCCAGGCATCTTCATCTTCGGCCTGGTCTTGGCGCCCTGCGGCTGGGTGCTCAACCTGACCGCCACCGTGGCCCCCAACTGGAGGACCCTGGAGGACGTGCCCAACACGCCCAGCAACGAGTTCATCGAGCAAGGCATCTGGGACATCTGCCGCTCCGTCACCACGTCGACGTCGTCCACGTGCGGCCTGGAGGACAGCCTGTACTTCGGTAACGAGATCATCGATGTGGCCCAGGGTCTCATGATTGCCTCGCTGGTGGTCACCCTCGTGGGCCTGGCCGTGGCCATCCCCGGGATCCGCTGCTGGAAGGAGAAGCCCAACTGGGTGGTGGCCGGCCTTGGGGGGCTCTTGATCTTCATCTCTGGAGTGCTCGCCATCATCCCCATCTCGTGGTACACCCACATACTGGAGGACATCAGCACGGTGACGCCTACGGTGACCCTGCGTGTCGGCTACTGCATCGTGCTGGGCTTTATCGGCGGCATCTTCGAGATCCTGGGCGGCTTCGTCATGTTCATCGGCATCTGTCGCTGCTGCGGGGGGAAGAACCGCGGCGAGGTGCGGGTGGAAGAGAACGGGCGCAGCCGCTTCAGCACGCGGCAACAGACGCAGCCCAGACGCGTGGACGTGCCCTCGCTGAGACGGGACCGCAGCCCCGCGCCCAGCAGCGTGCCCTACTCCCGGGACTCCCTGGACGACGACGTGTCCTTCCCCAGGGCCAAGAGCGCCGGGCCCCCCTCCATCAACACGTCGTACAGCGGGAGGCCCTACGACGCAGACTTGTGA